One stretch of Streptomyces sp. MMBL 11-1 DNA includes these proteins:
- a CDS encoding phage portal protein → MSLFSRRGATQSADQLIPSRPVQRAGGVSVTPDTALRNSAVWACLRLRANLISTMPVDLYRRVGGIQVEVPKPPVLINPGGERVDIVEWLYSSQFDLDRSGNTVGIITAVDGLGFPARIELVPIAEVTVKVRKGELHKYRIGSEDFDPAKIWHEKQYTMSGLHVGLSPVAFAAWSIGEYLSIQQFALDWFSNGAVPSAHLKNTAKTIAPGEADETKRRFKAATANQDLFVTGQDWDYKMIQAEAAGQDWIEGKRFGISDVARFFDVPGDMIDAAMSGSSVTYASITQRNLQLLIMHLGPAIIRRENALSKLTSRPRFVKLNSDALLRMDPLARAQMLAGQITSRQLAPSEARELEDRAPFTESQLAEFDRLFGKGTSPTPQPATPVPATPGATP, encoded by the coding sequence ATGAGCCTGTTCTCCCGCAGGGGCGCGACGCAGAGCGCCGACCAGCTGATCCCTTCCCGCCCTGTACAGCGGGCGGGCGGGGTGAGCGTCACCCCGGACACCGCGCTGCGTAACTCGGCAGTGTGGGCGTGCCTGCGCCTGCGCGCCAACCTGATCAGCACTATGCCGGTGGACCTGTACCGGCGGGTCGGCGGCATTCAGGTAGAGGTCCCGAAACCGCCGGTGCTGATCAACCCGGGCGGGGAACGCGTCGACATCGTCGAATGGCTGTACTCCAGCCAGTTCGACCTGGACCGCTCCGGCAACACGGTTGGGATCATCACCGCTGTCGACGGCCTCGGGTTCCCCGCCCGGATCGAGCTGGTCCCGATCGCCGAGGTCACCGTGAAGGTGCGGAAGGGGGAGCTGCACAAGTACCGCATCGGATCCGAAGACTTCGACCCGGCGAAGATCTGGCACGAGAAGCAGTACACGATGAGCGGCCTGCACGTTGGCCTCTCCCCGGTGGCGTTCGCCGCCTGGTCCATCGGCGAGTACCTGTCCATCCAGCAGTTCGCGCTGGACTGGTTCTCCAACGGAGCGGTGCCGTCAGCCCACTTGAAGAACACGGCGAAGACCATCGCCCCGGGCGAGGCCGACGAGACGAAACGCCGGTTCAAGGCGGCGACGGCGAACCAGGACCTGTTCGTCACCGGGCAGGACTGGGACTACAAGATGATCCAGGCCGAGGCCGCCGGGCAGGACTGGATCGAGGGCAAGCGCTTCGGGATCAGCGATGTGGCCCGGTTCTTCGACGTCCCCGGCGACATGATCGACGCCGCCATGTCCGGCAGCTCCGTCACCTACGCCTCGATCACTCAGCGGAACCTGCAGCTGCTCATCATGCACCTGGGCCCGGCGATCATTCGCCGGGAGAACGCCCTGTCCAAGCTGACCAGCCGCCCCCGCTTCGTGAAGCTCAACAGCGATGCGCTGCTGCGCATGGACCCGCTGGCCCGCGCGCAGATGCTGGCCGGCCAGATCACCTCACGCCAGCTCGCCCCCTCCGAGGCCCGCGAGCTCGAGGACCGGGCCCCCTTCACCGAGTCCCAGCTCGCCGAGTTCGACCGGCTGTTCGGCAAGGGCACCAGCCCCACCCCGCAGCCCGCCACCCCCGTACCCGCGACCCCAGGAGCGACCCCATGA
- a CDS encoding collagen-like protein, with the protein MTRTQTLLYRRRALLWIAAALLALGGGLALAFLEIDRAEGRATELATEADRRGDAVSTLAGDVRTLRAQIRAGGETPAVPDPADAVDDLPARAEVPVPISGPPGPRGQKGEAGLPGEDGQDGKPGADGSPGPAVTGAPGRDGAAGADGPQGERGEKGEKGDVGATGERGPAGPAGPSCPDGYTLQPPPGDPDALVCRRTGAPPAPDDPASTPSPLALALDPTRRQYP; encoded by the coding sequence GTGACGCGAACGCAGACCCTCCTCTACCGGCGTCGCGCCTTGCTGTGGATCGCGGCGGCGCTCCTGGCCCTCGGCGGCGGCTTGGCGCTGGCCTTCCTGGAGATCGACCGGGCGGAGGGGCGGGCGACCGAGCTGGCGACCGAGGCCGACCGACGAGGGGACGCGGTGTCCACGCTCGCCGGGGACGTACGGACCCTGCGCGCCCAGATTCGGGCGGGCGGGGAGACGCCGGCGGTGCCGGACCCGGCGGACGCGGTCGACGACCTGCCCGCCCGCGCCGAGGTCCCCGTGCCGATCTCCGGCCCGCCGGGGCCGCGCGGGCAGAAGGGCGAGGCCGGCCTACCTGGCGAGGATGGCCAAGACGGGAAGCCTGGGGCGGACGGGTCGCCCGGCCCGGCCGTCACGGGCGCCCCAGGCCGTGACGGCGCGGCCGGGGCTGACGGTCCCCAGGGCGAGCGCGGCGAGAAGGGAGAGAAGGGCGACGTCGGCGCGACCGGCGAACGGGGCCCCGCAGGCCCTGCAGGCCCGTCCTGCCCCGACGGATACACCTTGCAGCCACCCCCCGGAGATCCGGACGCCCTCGTCTGCCGGCGGACGGGCGCACCGCCCGCGCCGGACGACCCGGCCAGCACGCCGAGCCCGCTCGCCCTCGCCCTGGACCCCACCCGCCGCCAGTACCCATGA
- a CDS encoding MerR family transcriptional regulator: protein MDTDLLTTAQAAAHATQARRFFSAGAAAVRPTTIRDWASRGHLTRTGLTEHGHPLYNLADVARAELATRGRALRLVGIPEATTSPPRA from the coding sequence ATGGACACCGACCTCCTCACCACCGCCCAAGCAGCCGCCCACGCCACCCAGGCCCGCCGCTTCTTCAGCGCCGGCGCGGCCGCCGTCCGCCCCACCACCATCCGCGACTGGGCATCCCGCGGCCACCTCACCCGCACCGGACTCACCGAACACGGACACCCCCTCTACAACCTCGCCGACGTCGCCCGCGCCGAACTCGCCACCCGCGGCCGCGCCCTACGCCTCGTCGGCATCCCCGAAGCCACCACATCGCCTCCACGCGCATGA
- a CDS encoding HK97 family phage prohead protease, whose product MSTMTALRAQAAAARSAAAGSAPAADPATALPRDRPQSPEVRFRSSLRAKKVMRDEQEWYEISGYASAFEQGYEMYDFYGPYTEIVSHGAADATLAADPEVVFRFNHAGTPMAGTRNSRLQLWADDSGLGQRAWVNPKRADVQLLVQALEDDDVREQSFMFRITSGQWSPDYTEYRINSFDLDRGDVGPVTYGANPHTSVSARAGDFLESIPNLPPLMAREALARLSQRADLGAPPTILTPPSVPAPVPTPAAPPAQQGRSIAMLRTQLLVDADED is encoded by the coding sequence ATGAGCACGATGACCGCCCTGCGTGCGCAGGCCGCCGCCGCGCGGTCCGCCGCCGCCGGATCCGCCCCCGCCGCCGACCCCGCCACGGCCCTGCCGCGTGACCGGCCCCAGTCCCCCGAGGTGAGGTTCCGCTCCTCGCTCCGCGCGAAGAAGGTCATGCGCGACGAACAGGAGTGGTACGAGATCTCCGGGTACGCCTCGGCATTCGAGCAGGGCTACGAGATGTACGACTTCTACGGCCCGTACACCGAGATCGTCTCGCACGGCGCGGCCGACGCCACCCTGGCCGCCGACCCCGAGGTCGTGTTCCGCTTCAACCACGCGGGCACTCCGATGGCGGGCACGAGGAACAGTCGCCTGCAGCTGTGGGCGGATGACTCCGGCCTCGGCCAGCGGGCGTGGGTGAACCCGAAGCGGGCGGACGTGCAGCTGCTCGTCCAGGCCCTCGAGGACGACGACGTGCGCGAGCAGTCGTTCATGTTCCGCATCACGTCGGGCCAGTGGTCCCCGGACTACACCGAGTACCGGATCAACAGCTTCGACCTGGACCGCGGCGACGTCGGCCCCGTCACGTACGGAGCCAACCCGCACACCTCGGTCTCGGCCCGCGCTGGGGACTTCCTGGAGTCGATCCCGAACCTGCCGCCGCTCATGGCCCGCGAGGCCCTTGCCCGGCTGTCCCAGCGCGCCGACCTCGGCGCGCCCCCGACCATCCTCACCCCGCCCTCGGTCCCGGCCCCCGTGCCGACCCCGGCGGCACCGCCCGCGCAGCAGGGCCGGTCCATCGCGATGCTGCGCACCCAGCTCCTGGTCGACGCCGACGAGGACTGA
- a CDS encoding peptidoglycan-binding protein yields the protein MATPLSADRLLKALRDEGLHVVEHRSWRTNNRNHKGPWGPTHGVMIHHTVTSGTASSVELCYNGHSALPGPLCHGVIAKDGTVHLVGNGRANHAGSGDDDVLRAVIAERDLPADNEANTDGNRHFYGFEAVNLGDGKDPWPAAQLDAIERAAAAVCRAHGWDQRSVIGHLEWQPGKVDPRGFTMDSMRGRIGKRLGGEPTPAAKPKPKPLSAPFPGAAFFKVGRNSAVVTAMGQRLVAEGCGRYQVGPGPRWSEADRKSYAAWQRKCGYTGSDADGIPGKTSWDRLKVPTV from the coding sequence ATGGCCACACCACTGTCCGCCGACCGCCTGCTCAAGGCCCTCCGCGACGAGGGCCTCCACGTCGTCGAGCACCGCAGCTGGCGCACCAACAACCGCAACCACAAGGGCCCGTGGGGACCGACTCACGGCGTGATGATCCACCACACCGTCACCTCGGGCACCGCCTCCTCGGTGGAGCTCTGCTACAACGGCCACTCCGCCCTCCCCGGCCCGCTCTGCCACGGCGTCATCGCCAAGGACGGCACAGTCCACCTCGTCGGGAACGGACGGGCCAACCACGCCGGATCCGGCGACGACGACGTCCTCCGGGCCGTCATCGCCGAGCGGGACCTGCCGGCGGACAACGAGGCCAACACCGACGGCAACCGGCACTTCTACGGCTTCGAGGCCGTCAACCTCGGCGACGGGAAGGACCCGTGGCCAGCCGCGCAGCTGGACGCGATCGAGCGCGCGGCCGCCGCCGTCTGCCGGGCGCACGGCTGGGATCAGCGGTCCGTGATCGGTCACCTGGAGTGGCAGCCGGGGAAGGTCGATCCGCGCGGGTTCACGATGGACTCGATGCGCGGTCGGATCGGGAAGCGGCTCGGCGGTGAGCCGACGCCGGCCGCGAAGCCCAAGCCGAAGCCGCTGTCCGCGCCGTTCCCCGGGGCGGCGTTCTTCAAGGTCGGCCGGAACAGCGCGGTCGTCACTGCGATGGGCCAGCGTCTGGTCGCGGAGGGCTGCGGCCGGTACCAGGTCGGCCCGGGCCCGCGGTGGTCGGAGGCGGACCGGAAGTCGTACGCCGCCTGGCAGCGCAAGTGCGGCTACACCGGCAGCGACGCCGACGGTATCCCCGGCAAGACCAGCTGGGACCGCCTCAAGGTCCCCACCGTCTGA
- a CDS encoding phage major capsid family protein — translation MPGTIDDLIASIEVELEAAHKRGKKCGAEIQLILDKAQQDGRSNLEPEEDQRITELFAARDQSKNDVAGIENKLANANKIKTEEMERAAEAKKQKPTEARRPAYDQVARVGQEERTYRKDQDPNGKAFLMDVSRQFLFQDVEASSRLSRHMQEERVERAEYFLRATGTGAFSGLTVPQYLTDMYAPKTAKLRPFADICNPHQLPPDGMSVNISRITTGSSAANQASENANVSETDMDSDLLTIPVKTAAGQQSVSRQAIDRGTGIEDVTMQDLFNRVATVLDNTLINEATTGLSAVAQATSYTDLDPTGAELYPKILGAAAGVEEALLAMGQPTHAVMSSRRWYWLSSQMSSVWPMINWSNLPVQAGGTANAQSSYASGPRGVLPCGLEVIVDNNIATNLGAGTNEDEMFVVPQDECHLWEDGEAPLFIRAEQAKAASLGVLLVAYKYYAYTFSRYANGMQKIGGTGLAAPTF, via the coding sequence ATGCCTGGAACCATCGACGACCTGATCGCCTCGATCGAGGTTGAGCTCGAGGCCGCGCACAAGCGCGGCAAGAAGTGCGGCGCCGAGATCCAGCTCATCCTGGACAAGGCGCAGCAGGACGGCCGCAGCAACCTGGAGCCGGAGGAGGACCAGCGGATCACTGAGCTGTTCGCCGCCCGCGACCAGTCCAAGAACGACGTGGCCGGCATCGAGAACAAGCTCGCCAACGCCAACAAGATCAAGACGGAGGAGATGGAGCGGGCAGCCGAGGCGAAGAAGCAGAAGCCGACCGAGGCCCGCCGCCCCGCCTACGACCAGGTCGCCCGCGTCGGCCAGGAGGAGCGCACCTACCGCAAGGACCAGGACCCCAACGGCAAGGCATTCCTGATGGACGTCTCCCGCCAGTTCCTGTTCCAGGACGTGGAGGCGTCCTCGCGGCTGTCGCGGCACATGCAGGAGGAGCGCGTCGAGCGCGCCGAGTACTTCCTCCGCGCGACTGGCACGGGGGCGTTCTCCGGGCTGACGGTGCCGCAGTACCTCACCGACATGTACGCGCCGAAGACGGCGAAGCTGCGGCCGTTCGCGGATATCTGCAACCCGCACCAGCTGCCGCCCGACGGCATGTCCGTGAACATCTCCCGCATCACGACCGGGTCGTCCGCGGCGAACCAGGCCTCTGAGAACGCCAACGTGTCCGAGACCGACATGGACAGCGATCTGCTCACCATCCCGGTCAAGACCGCGGCGGGTCAGCAGTCCGTCAGCCGGCAGGCGATCGACCGCGGTACCGGCATCGAGGACGTCACGATGCAGGACTTGTTCAACCGGGTCGCCACGGTCCTGGACAACACCCTCATCAACGAGGCCACGACCGGGCTGTCCGCCGTCGCCCAGGCGACGTCGTACACCGACCTGGACCCGACCGGCGCCGAGCTCTACCCGAAGATCCTCGGGGCGGCCGCCGGGGTGGAGGAGGCGCTCCTGGCGATGGGTCAGCCGACGCACGCGGTGATGAGCTCGCGCCGCTGGTACTGGCTGTCCTCCCAGATGTCGTCGGTCTGGCCGATGATCAACTGGTCGAACCTGCCGGTGCAGGCAGGCGGTACGGCGAACGCCCAGTCGTCGTACGCGTCCGGGCCGCGCGGTGTGCTGCCGTGCGGACTTGAGGTCATCGTCGACAACAACATCGCCACCAACCTCGGGGCCGGCACGAACGAGGACGAGATGTTCGTGGTCCCGCAGGACGAGTGCCACCTGTGGGAGGACGGCGAGGCCCCGCTGTTCATCCGCGCAGAGCAGGCCAAGGCCGCCAGCCTCGGTGTCCTGCTGGTCGCCTACAAGTACTACGCGTACACGTTCTCGAGGTACGCGAACGGCATGCAGAAGATCGGCGGCACCGGTCTGGCTGCACCCACCTTCTGA
- a CDS encoding terminase → MTTTTSATSEESETWAPPPEFAADLLERYGLTCPPRWGTPRRPEFDSLGPAAWRVMEKLGFPPMPWQKYVLDVALEIDPATGVFAHREVGLSVPRQQGKTQQILGLMVHRMAAGQRQNIVYAAQNRIMARTRWEDEFLATIEMSPLGKRIAARKANGSEAIIWKRTRSRLGITANTEKAGHGPPLDLGVIDEAFAAEDDRLEQAFSPAMLTRPKGQLWWASAGGTEKSTWLNGKRKTGRALIEALWESGVRPRTAYFEWFAPDDMPRDDPATWRACLPALGYTVSEDIIAAELEKMAADPGAFDRAYLNRTRKAAPPVDPNIPKKAWLGLVDTGSRGSADMAFSIDVSQDRAYASIGMASVRADGLVHLEVLDRRAGTAWVVPAMTRLAKLWNPLVVAVAGSGSPAASLIDDLTTAGIKVPKDKDKPHRGHLVVLRAGDTSEACGQIADAMNQGTARHLDQTPLTASVNGARSRRVGDAWTIDRTNSLTDAAPFAAVTWARWALLAKGPAVLDDYNVLDSIY, encoded by the coding sequence ATGACGACGACGACCTCGGCGACCTCGGAGGAATCTGAGACGTGGGCGCCGCCGCCGGAGTTCGCCGCGGACCTGCTGGAGCGGTACGGGCTGACCTGCCCGCCGCGGTGGGGTACGCCGCGGCGGCCGGAGTTCGACTCGCTCGGCCCGGCCGCGTGGCGGGTGATGGAGAAGCTCGGGTTCCCTCCGATGCCGTGGCAGAAGTACGTCCTGGACGTGGCGCTGGAGATCGACCCGGCCACCGGGGTGTTCGCCCACCGCGAGGTGGGGCTGTCGGTGCCGAGGCAGCAGGGCAAGACGCAGCAGATCCTCGGGCTGATGGTCCACCGCATGGCGGCCGGTCAGAGGCAGAACATCGTCTACGCCGCGCAGAACCGGATCATGGCGCGGACCCGGTGGGAGGACGAGTTCCTCGCCACGATCGAGATGTCCCCGCTCGGCAAACGGATCGCCGCCCGCAAGGCCAACGGCTCGGAGGCGATCATCTGGAAGCGCACCCGGTCGCGGCTCGGGATCACGGCGAACACGGAGAAGGCCGGCCACGGGCCGCCCTTGGACCTCGGTGTCATCGACGAAGCCTTCGCCGCCGAGGACGACCGCCTGGAGCAGGCGTTCAGCCCGGCCATGCTGACCCGGCCCAAGGGCCAGCTGTGGTGGGCGTCCGCCGGCGGGACGGAGAAGTCGACGTGGCTGAACGGGAAGCGCAAGACCGGCCGCGCTCTGATCGAGGCGCTGTGGGAGTCCGGGGTGCGGCCGCGTACCGCGTACTTCGAGTGGTTCGCCCCGGACGACATGCCGCGCGACGACCCGGCGACGTGGCGGGCCTGCCTGCCCGCGCTCGGCTACACGGTGAGCGAGGACATCATCGCGGCCGAGCTGGAGAAAATGGCCGCCGACCCCGGAGCGTTCGACCGGGCGTACCTGAACCGGACTCGCAAGGCGGCGCCGCCCGTCGACCCGAACATCCCGAAGAAGGCGTGGCTCGGGCTGGTCGACACCGGGTCGCGGGGCTCCGCCGACATGGCGTTCAGCATCGACGTGTCGCAGGACCGGGCGTACGCGTCCATCGGCATGGCGTCGGTACGGGCGGACGGCCTGGTGCACCTGGAGGTTCTGGACCGCCGGGCCGGAACGGCCTGGGTCGTCCCGGCGATGACACGCCTGGCGAAGCTGTGGAACCCGCTCGTTGTCGCGGTCGCCGGGTCCGGGTCCCCGGCCGCGTCGCTGATCGACGACCTGACGACCGCGGGCATCAAGGTGCCCAAGGACAAGGACAAGCCGCACCGCGGGCACCTCGTCGTCCTGCGTGCCGGTGACACCTCGGAGGCGTGCGGGCAGATCGCCGACGCGATGAACCAGGGCACCGCCCGGCACCTGGACCAGACACCGCTGACCGCGTCGGTCAACGGCGCCCGCTCCCGCCGGGTCGGAGACGCCTGGACCATCGACCGCACCAACTCCCTCACCGACGCCGCCCCGTTCGCCGCTGTGACCTGGGCGAGGTGGGCGCTGCTCGCCAAGGGGCCGGCCGTCCTGGACGACTACAACGTCCTCGATTCGATCTACTGA
- a CDS encoding DUF6011 domain-containing protein, with the protein MAESPRCTVCGRPLRDPASRARGTGPVCHRKTRALRLPATRRPALPPYVGGRPVDDVPASPLF; encoded by the coding sequence GTGGCTGAGTCCCCGCGCTGCACCGTGTGCGGCCGGCCGCTGCGTGACCCGGCGTCCCGGGCGCGCGGCACCGGCCCGGTCTGCCACCGCAAGACCCGCGCCCTGCGGCTGCCCGCGACCCGCCGCCCCGCGCTCCCGCCGTACGTGGGCGGGCGCCCGGTCGACGACGTCCCCGCCAGCCCTCTCTTCTGA
- a CDS encoding HNH endonuclease: MAGREDLTAYDYRKARAAFLAASDVCHLCGHPAADVVDHVTPVAAGADPRDQDNWAPAHGINRCPTCGRNCNGEKGSTTGAPRLLTSRDWYAGP; this comes from the coding sequence GTGGCAGGCCGCGAGGACCTCACCGCCTACGACTACCGCAAGGCGCGCGCCGCGTTCCTCGCCGCCTCTGACGTCTGCCACCTGTGCGGCCACCCCGCCGCCGACGTCGTCGACCACGTCACCCCCGTCGCAGCCGGAGCCGACCCCCGCGACCAGGACAACTGGGCACCCGCACACGGCATCAACCGCTGCCCCACCTGCGGACGCAACTGCAACGGCGAGAAAGGCAGCACCACCGGCGCGCCCCGCCTGCTCACCTCACGCGACTGGTACGCCGGACCCTGA
- a CDS encoding DNA-methyltransferase has protein sequence MTTWTIHEGDALTLLPTLTEPVDAVVCDPPYNSGGRTTAERRAQGARDKYVSGDATHSLADFDGDTRDQRGYTYWLGQILAAAYARTRPGGSLLVFTDWAQLPATSDALQAGGYTWRGIIPWRKPISRPVKDGFRRECEYVLWGSRGDPLRHAPTIYLPGWLEGSQPRGKTRVHITQKPESIMRQLVQIAPVGGLILDPFTGSGTTGAAALAEGRRFVGIEQAPAYAAAARQRLAAA, from the coding sequence GTGACCACCTGGACCATCCACGAGGGCGACGCCCTCACCCTGCTGCCGACGCTGACCGAGCCGGTTGACGCGGTGGTCTGCGACCCGCCGTACAACAGCGGCGGCCGCACCACCGCCGAGCGGCGCGCCCAGGGCGCCCGCGACAAGTACGTGTCCGGCGACGCCACGCACTCCCTCGCCGACTTCGACGGCGACACCCGCGACCAGCGCGGCTACACCTACTGGCTCGGTCAGATCCTCGCCGCCGCCTACGCCCGCACCAGACCCGGCGGCAGCCTCCTCGTTTTCACCGACTGGGCGCAGCTCCCCGCGACGTCCGACGCCCTGCAGGCCGGTGGCTACACCTGGCGGGGGATCATCCCGTGGCGCAAGCCGATCAGCCGCCCGGTGAAGGATGGATTCCGCCGCGAGTGCGAGTACGTCCTGTGGGGCAGCCGCGGAGACCCGCTCCGCCACGCCCCCACGATCTACCTGCCCGGCTGGCTGGAGGGCTCCCAGCCGCGCGGCAAGACCCGCGTCCACATCACCCAGAAGCCCGAATCGATCATGCGGCAACTGGTCCAGATCGCCCCCGTCGGCGGCCTGATCCTGGACCCGTTCACCGGGTCCGGGACGACCGGCGCGGCCGCGCTCGCCGAGGGCAGGCGATTCGTCGGCATCGAGCAGGCCCCGGCCTACGCCGCGGCCGCCCGGCAGCGCCTCGCCGCGGCCTGA
- a CDS encoding phage gp6-like head-tail connector protein has translation MAEDYASIETLRLMLKTQDTDPRDDLLQRALTSASRSIDKTCGRRFWLDPAPVTRTYRAAGRTVAEDDGDVLLVDDIGDLTGLVVEVGSGTSWSPLSADRVEGIPENALLDGRPVTGLLRIGAPWAHGRTRVRVTARFGWPAIPDDVQQATLIQANRLFKRKDSPEGVTGSAEWGVVRLSRRDPDVWNLIEQYVAPGFG, from the coding sequence GTGGCCGAGGACTACGCGTCGATCGAGACGCTGCGGCTCATGCTCAAGACGCAGGACACTGATCCCCGGGACGATCTGCTGCAGCGGGCGCTGACCTCGGCCAGCCGGTCCATCGACAAGACGTGCGGGCGCCGGTTCTGGCTGGACCCCGCGCCGGTCACCCGCACCTACCGGGCGGCCGGACGCACCGTGGCGGAAGACGACGGCGATGTCCTCCTGGTCGACGACATCGGCGACCTCACCGGCCTGGTCGTAGAGGTTGGCTCGGGGACGTCCTGGTCGCCGCTCAGCGCCGACCGGGTCGAGGGCATTCCCGAGAACGCGCTCCTGGACGGGCGGCCGGTGACCGGGCTCCTGCGCATCGGTGCCCCGTGGGCCCACGGCCGTACGCGGGTGAGGGTCACCGCCCGGTTCGGGTGGCCGGCCATCCCCGACGACGTGCAACAGGCGACGCTCATCCAAGCCAACCGCCTCTTCAAGCGCAAGGACTCCCCGGAGGGTGTGACCGGGTCGGCCGAGTGGGGTGTCGTGCGGCTGAGCCGCCGTGACCCGGACGTCTGGAACCTCATCGAGCAGTACGTCGCCCCCGGCTTCGGATAG
- a CDS encoding protein transporter Sec31: protein MTRTRTVERSRLVPHTIDGTTHLVLDRYKEDVPLPPRDWDRLVLTGVTAAAAVIGVASIVWSTASIGSLLDLVVPLTAAAYAAALVFDLVWLSCMALEWLARYDQERAVLPRRAGYVALGIAMGAVGTHGWISGEFAIGCVAATVSGLAKVMWTVVLRHHAKPLDAFTQQWVDAERAKAGGRLAMVSVRRELTRAEQAVAAERAALSGASGETPDTNPDSPEDKAQTPDEAEQPSATGPMTITDAIRTALSSGISDPDAVLRYVRKVADANAKEESVLRTLRSLRKTA, encoded by the coding sequence ATGACCCGCACCCGCACCGTCGAGCGCTCCCGCCTCGTCCCGCACACCATCGACGGCACCACCCATCTTGTCCTCGACCGCTACAAGGAGGACGTGCCCCTGCCGCCGCGCGACTGGGACCGCCTCGTCCTCACCGGCGTCACCGCGGCGGCCGCCGTGATCGGCGTTGCCTCGATCGTCTGGTCGACCGCGAGCATCGGCAGCCTCCTCGACCTCGTCGTCCCACTCACCGCCGCCGCGTACGCCGCCGCCCTGGTCTTCGACCTCGTGTGGCTGTCCTGCATGGCCCTGGAGTGGCTCGCCCGCTATGACCAGGAGCGTGCCGTCCTCCCGCGCCGCGCCGGATACGTGGCCCTCGGCATCGCCATGGGTGCGGTCGGCACCCACGGCTGGATCTCCGGAGAGTTCGCGATCGGCTGCGTCGCCGCGACGGTGTCCGGCCTCGCGAAGGTCATGTGGACCGTCGTCCTGCGTCACCACGCGAAGCCGCTGGACGCGTTCACCCAGCAGTGGGTCGACGCCGAGCGCGCGAAGGCCGGCGGCCGCCTCGCGATGGTCTCCGTCCGCCGCGAGCTCACCCGCGCCGAGCAGGCCGTCGCCGCCGAGCGGGCCGCGCTCTCCGGAGCCTCCGGAGAGACTCCGGACACCAACCCGGACTCTCCGGAGGACAAGGCGCAGACTCCGGACGAGGCGGAGCAGCCGTCCGCCACCGGGCCGATGACCATTACGGATGCGATCCGGACGGCCCTCTCCTCCGGGATCTCCGATCCGGATGCGGTGCTCCGCTACGTTCGCAAGGTCGCCGACGCGAACGCCAAGGAGGAGTCCGTTCTCCGGACTCTCCGGAGCCTCCGGAAGACCGCATGA
- a CDS encoding helix-turn-helix domain-containing protein — MAYQPGPAGEHTAHAVAAEREARGWEQRELAERLTQAGRPMSQPIVSRIESGARRIDVDDLVALADAFSVSPAALLPAPEPDEATPRRRRRRNEPGPVELALADDIENLGDLIGMEPTHAAVAHRLARQMDGHHPVPCDECGASVYVPNDAKILPNLARELRATVAALVEGRAGDDDDDDDDLGDLGGI; from the coding sequence GTGGCGTACCAGCCTGGCCCGGCCGGAGAGCACACCGCCCACGCGGTCGCCGCCGAGCGCGAGGCCCGCGGCTGGGAGCAGCGCGAGCTCGCCGAGCGGCTCACCCAGGCGGGGCGGCCGATGTCCCAGCCCATCGTCTCCCGGATCGAGTCCGGCGCCCGCCGGATCGACGTGGACGACCTCGTCGCCCTGGCCGACGCGTTCAGCGTGAGCCCCGCCGCCCTCCTGCCGGCCCCCGAGCCGGACGAGGCCACTCCCCGGCGACGGCGGCGACGCAACGAGCCCGGCCCGGTGGAGCTCGCGCTCGCCGACGACATCGAGAACCTGGGCGACCTGATCGGGATGGAGCCGACGCACGCCGCTGTGGCCCACCGCCTCGCCCGCCAGATGGACGGCCACCACCCCGTCCCCTGCGACGAGTGCGGCGCGTCGGTGTACGTGCCGAACGACGCGAAGATCCTCCCCAACCTGGCCAGGGAGTTGCGGGCCACGGTGGCCGCGCTGGTGGAGGGGCGTGCCGGGGATGACGACGATGACGACGACGACCTCGGCGACCTCGGAGGAATCTGA